Proteins encoded in a region of the Streptomyces akebiae genome:
- a CDS encoding TetR/AcrR family transcriptional regulator, producing MVKGAGRSDGAARASVWLDRKARAGRGGQPTGLDRERITVTTVRLLDAEGLAKFSMRRLAAELNVTAMSVYWYVDTKDDLLELALDQAFDEMRLPPPDSDEDWRDQLRGLAGEYRAVLVRHPWVSPLAGTFLNIGPHALDFSLAVQRVIRRTGLPARGQAGAIAAVSQFVYGFGTIEGHFAQRCAAAGMTQEEYFRNAMSAVSDSLEPHEVIQHSAALMEARGGETVEEMRERDFGYALDTLVAGIEVMATRG from the coding sequence ATGGTGAAGGGAGCCGGTCGGTCCGACGGAGCCGCGCGGGCCAGCGTCTGGCTGGACAGGAAAGCGCGGGCCGGGCGGGGTGGGCAGCCCACGGGGCTGGACCGGGAGCGGATCACCGTGACGACCGTGCGGCTGCTGGACGCCGAGGGGCTGGCCAAGTTCTCGATGCGGCGGTTGGCGGCCGAGCTCAACGTGACGGCGATGTCGGTCTACTGGTACGTGGACACCAAGGACGACCTGCTGGAACTGGCCCTCGACCAGGCCTTCGACGAGATGCGGCTGCCCCCGCCCGACTCCGACGAGGACTGGCGGGACCAACTGCGCGGCTTGGCCGGGGAGTACCGGGCGGTCCTGGTCCGCCACCCCTGGGTGTCGCCCCTCGCGGGCACCTTCCTCAACATCGGCCCGCACGCGCTGGACTTCTCGCTCGCCGTGCAGCGCGTGATCCGCCGCACCGGGCTGCCCGCGCGCGGCCAGGCCGGTGCCATCGCGGCGGTCTCCCAGTTCGTGTACGGCTTCGGCACCATCGAGGGCCACTTCGCGCAGCGCTGTGCCGCGGCCGGAATGACCCAGGAGGAGTACTTCCGCAACGCCATGAGCGCGGTGTCCGACTCCCTGGAACCCCATGAGGTCATCCAGCACTCCGCCGCCCTGATGGAGGCCCGCGGCGGCGAGACCGTCGAGGAGATGCGCGAACGCGACTTCGGCTACGCCCTGGACACCCTCGTCGCCGGTATCGAGGTGATGGCGACGAGGGGCTGA
- a CDS encoding YceI family protein, producing the protein MATTGRTGLTTGLTARIRTRDGWAVSHAVVTVTDMTGTQVLRAEADAEGSVHDPTPLAPGAYTVIVTAVGYTPTASSALVTDGGTSRSCEAESGGGRAEIGTVTLARLGGSELPPPGPWTVDPAHSTVAAVAQHLGISSVHGRFTDFSASIEIAPTPDEGTKSRVAAVIRAASIDTGNTVRDQHLRSADFLDVERHPEITYVSTGLTPVGPDRWTVHGELGMHGVVRPVDLDLSYLGTGADPWGGTRAAFRATAELRREDFAMNYNQVVRAGIAAIGTTLKVELDVQAVRGEALPQT; encoded by the coding sequence ATGGCAACGACAGGACGGACCGGGCTGACCACCGGGCTGACCGCGAGGATCCGTACCCGGGACGGCTGGGCCGTGTCGCACGCGGTCGTCACGGTGACCGACATGACCGGTACGCAGGTGCTGCGGGCCGAGGCGGACGCCGAAGGGAGCGTGCACGACCCCACGCCGCTCGCGCCGGGCGCGTACACGGTGATCGTCACGGCGGTCGGCTACACGCCGACGGCCTCCAGCGCCCTGGTGACGGATGGGGGTACCTCCCGCTCGTGCGAAGCCGAGAGTGGGGGAGGACGGGCGGAGATCGGCACGGTCACGCTGGCCAGGCTCGGCGGCTCGGAACTGCCCCCGCCCGGGCCCTGGACCGTCGACCCCGCCCACTCCACCGTCGCCGCCGTGGCCCAGCACCTCGGTATCTCCAGCGTCCACGGCCGTTTCACCGACTTCTCGGCCTCGATCGAGATCGCCCCGACCCCCGACGAGGGGACCAAGTCCCGGGTGGCGGCGGTGATCCGGGCCGCCTCGATCGACACGGGGAACACGGTCCGGGACCAGCACCTGCGCTCCGCGGACTTCCTCGACGTCGAACGGCACCCAGAGATCACCTACGTCTCGACCGGCCTCACGCCCGTCGGGCCGGACCGCTGGACCGTCCACGGCGAGCTGGGCATGCACGGGGTCGTACGGCCGGTGGACCTGGACCTGTCGTACTTGGGCACCGGCGCGGATCCGTGGGGCGGCACCCGCGCCGCCTTCCGGGCGACCGCCGAACTCCGCCGTGAGGACTTCGCCATGAACTACAACCAGGTGGTGCGGGCGGGGATCGCGGCGATCGGTACGACGTTGAAGGTGGAGCTGGACGTGCAGGCGGTGCGGGGGGAGGCGCTGCCGCAGACCTGA
- a CDS encoding ArnT family glycosyltransferase, translating to MTTQFETTSRPGGPGPDRGTQPTSTAVHAEQEPVVPGAPAEPPAPDSGEPGQPFAKRLWRGRPGDNRWVRPGFLLTLLLIGGLYTWNLTASGYANSFYSAAVQAGSQSWKAFFFGSLDSANAITVDKPPASLWPMALSVRLFGLNSFAILFPQVLMAVATAGVLWAAVRRRFNATAGFITMAVFALTPVAALMFRFNNPDAALALLMAAAVYCTLRATEKAQTKWLVWAGVAIGLAFLVKTLQAFLILPVLAIVYVVLAPASVRKRVGQVLLAGLAMVVSGGWWVAIVELWPASSRPYIGGSQNNSFLELTFGYNGLGRLNGEETGSVGGGGGGGGGNWGETGWDRMFSSSIGGQISWLIPAALILLGAAIWATRKLRRTDTTRAAFLLWGGSLLITMVVFSFMQGIFHEYYTVALAPYIAPLIGMGAALLWDQRDRFWASITLAAAMTATAVWGYVLLNRSSDYLPWLKWVVLVGGLVAALGLVFVARLGRRLVLAVVGLSLVTAVAGPTAYTFTTLNEGHTGSIVTAGPSTRGGMGGGPGGGGMGGGPAGGGGGMPGQNNQQGQQGQNQQGGQNGQNGNGQMGQPPTGGFGGGQNNQQGQQNQQNQQQGQGNGQTQNGDGGRMGGGGGGGMGGLINGTSVSDEAKELLEKNASDYTWAAAAIGAQNAASYQLSTGEPVMAIGGFNGTDPSPTLAEFKKYVADGKIHYFISGGSGGGRGMGGGSDGTSSQISSWVQENFESVTVDGTTFYDLTQAK from the coding sequence ATGACGACGCAGTTCGAAACGACGAGCCGGCCGGGGGGTCCCGGCCCCGACCGGGGAACCCAGCCCACCTCGACCGCCGTACACGCCGAACAGGAACCGGTGGTTCCGGGGGCACCCGCCGAGCCCCCGGCCCCCGACTCGGGCGAGCCCGGGCAGCCCTTCGCCAAGCGCCTGTGGAGAGGCCGGCCCGGGGACAACCGGTGGGTCCGCCCCGGCTTCCTCCTCACCCTCCTGCTCATCGGCGGCCTCTACACCTGGAACCTCACGGCCTCCGGATACGCCAACTCCTTCTACTCGGCGGCCGTACAGGCGGGCAGCCAGTCCTGGAAGGCCTTCTTCTTCGGCTCGCTGGACTCCGCCAACGCCATCACCGTCGACAAGCCCCCGGCCTCCCTCTGGCCGATGGCGCTGTCGGTGCGGCTCTTCGGCCTCAACTCCTTCGCGATCCTGTTCCCGCAGGTCCTGATGGCCGTCGCCACCGCCGGGGTGCTGTGGGCGGCCGTACGCCGCCGCTTCAACGCCACGGCCGGCTTCATCACCATGGCGGTGTTCGCGCTCACGCCCGTCGCCGCGCTGATGTTCCGCTTCAACAACCCGGACGCGGCGCTCGCGCTGCTGATGGCCGCCGCGGTCTACTGCACACTGCGCGCGACGGAGAAGGCCCAGACGAAGTGGCTGGTCTGGGCGGGCGTCGCCATCGGTCTCGCCTTCCTGGTCAAGACGCTCCAGGCCTTCCTGATCCTGCCGGTCCTCGCGATCGTGTACGTCGTCCTCGCACCGGCCTCGGTGAGGAAGCGGGTCGGCCAGGTGCTGCTCGCCGGGCTGGCGATGGTCGTCTCCGGTGGCTGGTGGGTCGCGATCGTCGAGTTGTGGCCCGCGTCCTCCCGTCCGTACATCGGCGGCTCGCAGAACAACTCCTTCCTGGAGCTGACCTTCGGCTACAACGGTCTCGGCCGCCTGAACGGCGAGGAGACCGGCAGCGTCGGCGGGGGCGGGGGCGGCGGTGGCGGCAATTGGGGCGAGACCGGCTGGGACCGGATGTTCAGCTCCTCCATCGGCGGTCAGATCTCCTGGCTGATCCCGGCCGCGCTGATCCTGCTGGGGGCGGCGATCTGGGCCACGCGGAAGCTGCGGCGCACCGACACCACCCGCGCGGCCTTCCTCCTCTGGGGCGGCTCGCTGCTGATCACCATGGTGGTCTTCAGCTTCATGCAGGGCATCTTCCACGAGTACTACACCGTGGCCCTCGCCCCCTACATCGCGCCGCTGATCGGCATGGGCGCGGCGCTCCTCTGGGACCAGCGGGACAGGTTCTGGGCGTCGATCACGCTGGCCGCCGCCATGACGGCCACGGCCGTCTGGGGTTACGTCCTCCTCAACCGCTCCTCCGACTACCTTCCCTGGCTGAAGTGGGTCGTGCTCGTCGGCGGTCTGGTCGCCGCGCTCGGCCTGGTCTTCGTGGCCAGGCTGGGCCGTCGACTGGTCCTGGCGGTGGTCGGCCTGAGTCTCGTCACGGCGGTGGCCGGCCCGACGGCGTACACCTTCACCACCCTCAACGAGGGGCACACCGGTTCGATCGTGACGGCCGGTCCGTCGACCCGCGGCGGAATGGGCGGTGGCCCCGGCGGTGGCGGCATGGGCGGCGGTCCCGCCGGCGGCGGTGGCGGCATGCCGGGCCAGAACAACCAGCAGGGCCAGCAGGGCCAGAACCAGCAGGGCGGCCAGAACGGTCAGAACGGCAACGGTCAGATGGGTCAGCCCCCGACCGGCGGTTTCGGCGGCGGTCAGAACAACCAGCAGGGCCAACAGAACCAGCAGAACCAGCAGCAGGGCCAGGGCAACGGTCAGACCCAGAACGGTGACGGCGGGCGCATGGGTGGCGGCGGCGGTGGCGGCATGGGTGGCCTGATCAACGGCACCTCCGTCAGCGACGAGGCCAAGGAACTGCTGGAGAAGAACGCGAGTGACTACACCTGGGCGGCCGCCGCCATCGGCGCCCAGAACGCGGCGAGCTACCAGCTCTCCACCGGCGAGCCGGTCATGGCGATCGGTGGCTTCAACGGCACCGACCCGTCCCCGACCCTCGCGGAGTTCAAGAAGTACGTGGCGGACGGCAAGATCCACTATTTCATCTCCGGCGGTTCCGGCGGCGGTCGCGGGATGGGCGGCGGCAGCGACGGCACCTCCTCGCAGATCAGCTCCTGGGTCCAGGAGAACTTCGAGTCGGTGACGGTCGACGGCACGACGTTCTACGACCTGACACAGGCGAAGTAG
- a CDS encoding MFS transporter — protein MATTTPAGVRAHAKHGGGPAKGAPHSGGDHAPMTHRQIMEALTGLLLGMFVAILSSTIVSNALPDIIKDLGGGQSAYTWVVTASLLAMTASTPLWGKLADLFSKKLLIQLALVIFVLGSAAAGLSQNAGTLIGFRAVQGIGMGGLSSLAQIILAAMISPRERGRYNGYLGATFATAMVGGPLVGGVITDTSWLGWRWCFYVGVPFAVMALVVLQRTLHLPVVKRKVKVDWAGAFLITAAVCLLLVWVTFAGDKYDWVSWQTYAMVGGTALLLVVFLLVESKASEPIMPLRLFRNRTIALASLASLFVGVAMFAGTIFFSQYFQLARDKSPTMSGVMTIPMIAGLFVSSTVSGQVITRTGRWKAWLLAGGVLVTSGLGLLGTLRHDTEYWHVAIYMALLGLGVGMMMQNLVLCTQNQVAPGDLGAASSVVTFFRSLGGAIGVSALGAVLSHRITHYAEEGLAKLGVSGSATGHGEIPDLDALPAPIRTVMESSYGHGIGDVFLYAAPFAVLALVFSFFIKEVPLRTTGALAQAGQATQASPAETPAMVSADSAHSAATADPEAAVTASGAASATAPVSGVGGGVGVGVGVGTGIAVRGQVRGAEGAPVPRAAVTLISLGGRQLGRSVAGADGAYAVDAPAAGSYVLIAAADGFQPQASTVVVNDEPVAYDILLSGTSGLSGVVRAVGAGQGVKDAMVVVTDVRGDVLASGVTGEQGEFGFGELVPGGVTVAVNAAGFRPRALPVEVGGTGVTRIEIDLEAGARLQGVVRAPGGALADARVTLVDAAGNVVGTATTGADGAYAFADLDGGEYTVIATGYPPVATALTVSGPGVDGHDIELAHPGE, from the coding sequence ATGGCAACGACCACACCAGCCGGTGTGCGGGCTCACGCCAAGCACGGAGGAGGACCCGCCAAGGGTGCCCCCCACAGCGGTGGCGACCACGCCCCGATGACACACCGGCAGATCATGGAAGCGCTGACCGGGCTGCTGCTCGGCATGTTCGTGGCGATCCTGTCGTCGACGATCGTGTCGAACGCGCTGCCGGACATCATCAAGGACCTGGGCGGCGGACAGAGCGCGTACACCTGGGTGGTGACCGCGTCGCTGCTGGCGATGACCGCGTCCACCCCGCTCTGGGGCAAGCTCGCCGACCTGTTCTCCAAGAAGCTGCTGATCCAGCTCGCCCTCGTGATCTTCGTGCTCGGGTCGGCCGCCGCCGGACTCTCCCAGAACGCCGGGACGCTGATCGGGTTCCGCGCGGTCCAGGGCATCGGCATGGGCGGGCTCTCCTCGCTGGCCCAGATCATCCTCGCGGCGATGATCTCCCCGCGTGAGCGCGGCCGGTACAACGGCTACCTCGGCGCCACCTTCGCGACCGCCATGGTCGGCGGTCCGCTGGTCGGTGGTGTCATCACCGACACCAGCTGGCTGGGCTGGCGCTGGTGCTTCTACGTCGGCGTGCCCTTCGCCGTCATGGCCCTCGTCGTGCTCCAGCGGACACTGCACCTGCCGGTGGTCAAGCGCAAGGTCAAGGTCGACTGGGCCGGCGCGTTCCTCATCACCGCCGCGGTCTGCCTGCTGCTGGTCTGGGTGACCTTCGCCGGTGACAAGTACGACTGGGTGTCGTGGCAGACGTACGCGATGGTCGGCGGCACGGCCCTGCTGCTCGTGGTGTTCCTGCTGGTCGAGTCGAAGGCGAGCGAGCCGATCATGCCGCTGCGGCTGTTCCGCAACCGGACGATCGCGCTGGCGTCGCTGGCCTCGCTCTTCGTCGGTGTCGCGATGTTCGCGGGCACGATCTTCTTCAGCCAGTACTTCCAGCTGGCCCGCGACAAGTCGCCGACCATGTCCGGCGTCATGACGATCCCGATGATCGCCGGTCTGTTCGTCTCCTCGACCGTCTCCGGGCAGGTCATCACCCGCACCGGCCGCTGGAAGGCCTGGCTGCTCGCCGGCGGTGTGCTGGTGACCTCGGGCCTCGGCCTGCTGGGCACCCTGCGCCACGACACCGAGTACTGGCACGTGGCGATCTACATGGCGCTGCTCGGGCTGGGCGTCGGCATGATGATGCAGAACCTGGTGCTGTGCACCCAGAACCAGGTCGCGCCGGGTGACCTCGGCGCCGCCAGCTCGGTCGTCACCTTCTTCCGCTCCCTCGGCGGCGCGATCGGCGTCTCGGCGCTGGGCGCGGTGCTGAGCCACCGGATCACGCACTACGCCGAGGAGGGCCTGGCCAAGCTCGGGGTCTCCGGCTCCGCGACGGGCCACGGCGAGATCCCCGACCTGGACGCGTTGCCCGCGCCGATCCGCACGGTCATGGAGAGCTCCTACGGCCACGGCATCGGAGACGTCTTCCTCTACGCCGCCCCCTTCGCCGTCCTCGCGCTCGTCTTCTCCTTCTTCATCAAGGAGGTCCCGCTGCGGACCACCGGAGCGCTGGCCCAGGCGGGCCAAGCGACCCAGGCGAGCCCGGCGGAGACGCCGGCCATGGTGTCCGCCGACTCCGCCCACTCCGCCGCGACCGCCGATCCCGAGGCAGCGGTCACGGCCTCGGGCGCGGCCTCGGCCACCGCCCCGGTGTCGGGCGTCGGCGGCGGTGTCGGTGTCGGTGTCGGTGTCGGCACGGGCATCGCCGTACGGGGGCAGGTCCGCGGGGCCGAGGGCGCGCCCGTGCCGCGGGCCGCCGTCACCCTGATCTCGCTCGGCGGGCGGCAGCTCGGCCGTTCGGTCGCGGGGGCCGACGGGGCCTACGCGGTGGACGCGCCCGCCGCCGGGTCGTACGTCCTGATCGCGGCCGCCGACGGCTTCCAGCCGCAGGCCTCCACGGTCGTCGTGAACGACGAGCCGGTCGCCTACGACATCCTGCTCAGCGGGACGAGCGGGCTGAGCGGTGTGGTGCGGGCCGTCGGCGCCGGACAGGGCGTGAAGGACGCCATGGTCGTGGTGACCGATGTGCGCGGCGATGTGCTGGCCAGTGGAGTCACCGGTGAGCAGGGCGAGTTCGGCTTCGGCGAGCTGGTGCCGGGCGGGGTGACCGTCGCGGTGAACGCCGCCGGGTTCCGCCCCCGCGCCCTGCCCGTCGAGGTCGGCGGCACCGGGGTCACCCGGATCGAGATCGACCTGGAGGCCGGGGCCCGGCTCCAGGGAGTCGTACGGGCGCCGGGCGGGGCGCTGGCCGACGCCCGCGTGACCCTCGTCGACGCGGCGGGCAACGTGGTCGGCACGGCCACCACCGGCGCGGACGGGGCGTACGCCTTCGCCGACCTGGACGGCGGCGAGTACACGGTCATCGCGACCGGCTACCCGCCCGTGGCCACGGCCCTGACGGTCAGCGGCCCCGGCGTCGACGGCCACGACATCGAACTCGCGCACCCCGGCGAGTAG
- a CDS encoding PPOX class F420-dependent oxidoreductase: MARNIATNTSVSLEELLDFVRPRHRALLLTRRSDGGPQASPLTCGVDGSGRIVVSTYPERAKTRNAKRDERVSVVVLSDDWDGPWVQIDGTAEVLDSPDSVEPLVEYFRNISGEHPDWDEYREAMVKQGKSIIRITPVKWGPVATGGFPARLAQEG, translated from the coding sequence ATGGCACGGAACATCGCGACCAACACGTCGGTATCCCTCGAAGAGCTGCTCGACTTCGTACGCCCCCGGCACCGGGCGCTCCTGCTCACCCGGCGATCCGACGGCGGCCCCCAGGCCTCCCCGCTGACCTGCGGTGTCGACGGCTCGGGCCGGATCGTGGTCTCCACGTATCCCGAGCGGGCCAAGACCCGCAACGCCAAGCGGGACGAGCGCGTGAGCGTCGTCGTGCTGAGCGACGACTGGGACGGCCCCTGGGTCCAGATCGACGGCACGGCCGAGGTCCTCGACTCTCCGGACTCGGTCGAGCCCCTGGTGGAGTACTTCCGCAACATCTCGGGCGAGCACCCGGACTGGGACGAGTACCGCGAGGCGATGGTCAAGCAGGGCAAGTCGATCATCCGGATCACACCGGTGAAGTGGGGGCCGGTGGCGACCGGCGGCTTCCCGGCGCGGCTGGCGCAGGAGGGCTGA
- a CDS encoding MarR family winged helix-turn-helix transcriptional regulator, whose protein sequence is MAGQAHYEELARQLSAIGAVNREIARMLPYECPGGSAGVLTLLGRHGEMRMSKLAELLSVDMSVTSRHVAHVAERGWIERLPDPADRRSRVLRLTPEGRAVVTELYRRTSRLMAARLSDWSDDEVGQLARLLGRLRESFDAPAPPRTPAPPTRTSV, encoded by the coding sequence ATGGCCGGGCAAGCGCACTACGAGGAGCTGGCCCGTCAGCTCAGTGCGATCGGGGCCGTCAACCGGGAGATCGCACGGATGCTCCCCTACGAGTGCCCCGGTGGATCGGCCGGAGTGCTGACGCTGCTCGGCCGGCACGGCGAGATGCGGATGAGCAAGCTCGCCGAGCTGCTCTCCGTCGACATGTCGGTGACCAGCCGACACGTCGCGCACGTCGCCGAGCGGGGCTGGATCGAACGCCTCCCCGACCCGGCGGACCGACGCTCACGCGTCCTGCGCCTGACTCCCGAGGGACGGGCCGTGGTCACCGAGCTGTACCGGCGCACCAGTCGGCTGATGGCCGCCCGGCTGAGCGACTGGTCCGACGACGAGGTCGGACAACTGGCCCGGCTCCTGGGCCGGCTGCGGGAGAGCTTCGACGCCCCCGCGCCGCCCCGGACGCCCGCCCCACCGACCCGTACGTCCGTGTAG
- a CDS encoding MFS transporter: protein MSTPTISTAPSTQGHPQRWLILGVICLAQLTVLLDNTVLNVAIPSLTEELGAATSDIQWMINAYSLVQSGLLLTAGSAADRYGRKKMLIAGLVLFGIGSLGAGLAQSTGQLIAARAGMGVGGALLLTTTLAVAMQIFTPEEQPKAIGIWAAVNALGFAAGPLLGGLMLGHFWWGAIFLINLPVAALGVVAVIALVPESKNPQGDRPDLAGALLSTLGMTALVYAIISGPEHGWTSGRVLATAVVAAVVLAAFAYWESRIPYPMLDPHFFRDRRFTGAVAGVVLITFGMGGALFLLTQHLQFVLGYDALEAGLRIAPLALVVVVLNFSGLSAKWTAKLGTPVSIALGMVLMSGGLVSIATMATGGYAGTLLGLVLIGIGCAVANPAMAHAIMSAIPPAKAGVGAGINGTLAEFGTGLGVAVLGAVLNSRFAALIPVAAASLPAALAGADTAVERAEVMSAFSSGLETSLLVGAVAVLLGGMVAAGLLRRAEKGERELVGAA, encoded by the coding sequence ATGTCGACCCCCACCATCTCCACGGCGCCCTCCACCCAGGGGCACCCGCAGCGCTGGCTGATCCTCGGTGTCATCTGTCTCGCGCAGCTCACCGTGCTGCTGGACAACACCGTGCTGAACGTGGCGATCCCGTCCCTCACCGAGGAGTTGGGGGCCGCCACCTCGGACATCCAGTGGATGATCAACGCGTACTCGCTCGTGCAGTCGGGTCTGCTGCTCACCGCCGGCAGCGCGGCCGACCGCTACGGCCGCAAGAAGATGCTGATCGCGGGTCTGGTGCTCTTCGGCATCGGATCGCTCGGGGCCGGACTCGCCCAGTCCACCGGGCAGTTGATCGCCGCGCGGGCCGGGATGGGTGTCGGCGGCGCCCTGCTGCTCACGACGACCCTCGCCGTCGCGATGCAGATCTTCACGCCCGAGGAGCAGCCGAAGGCGATCGGTATCTGGGCGGCGGTCAACGCGCTCGGCTTCGCGGCCGGCCCCCTCCTCGGCGGTCTCATGCTCGGACACTTCTGGTGGGGCGCCATCTTCCTGATCAACCTGCCGGTCGCCGCGCTGGGTGTGGTCGCCGTGATCGCGCTGGTCCCCGAGTCGAAGAACCCGCAGGGCGACCGGCCCGACCTGGCGGGCGCGCTGCTGTCGACCCTCGGTATGACCGCCCTCGTCTACGCGATCATCTCGGGTCCCGAACACGGCTGGACGTCGGGCCGGGTGCTCGCCACGGCCGTCGTCGCGGCGGTCGTCCTCGCGGCCTTCGCGTACTGGGAGAGCCGTATCCCCTACCCCATGCTCGACCCGCACTTCTTCCGCGACCGCCGCTTCACTGGTGCCGTCGCCGGGGTCGTCCTCATCACCTTCGGCATGGGGGGCGCCCTCTTCCTCCTCACTCAGCATCTGCAGTTCGTGCTCGGCTACGACGCGTTGGAGGCGGGGCTGCGGATCGCGCCGCTCGCCCTGGTCGTCGTCGTCCTCAACTTCTCCGGACTGTCGGCGAAGTGGACGGCGAAGCTCGGGACGCCGGTGTCCATCGCGCTGGGGATGGTGCTGATGTCGGGCGGGCTGGTCTCCATCGCCACGATGGCCACCGGCGGCTACGCCGGGACGCTGCTCGGGCTGGTGCTGATCGGGATCGGCTGCGCGGTCGCCAACCCCGCGATGGCACACGCGATCATGAGCGCGATTCCGCCGGCCAAGGCGGGGGTGGGAGCCGGGATCAACGGCACGCTGGCCGAGTTCGGCACGGGATTGGGGGTGGCCGTGCTGGGGGCCGTGCTCAACTCCCGGTTCGCGGCGCTGATTCCGGTGGCGGCGGCGTCGTTGCCGGCGGCGTTGGCGGGTGCGGACACGGCTGTCGAGCGGGCCGAGGTGATGTCCGCGTTCTCCTCCGGGCTGGAGACGAGTCTGCTGGTGGGAGCCGTGGCTGTGCTGCTCGGGGGGATGGTGGCGGCGGGGTTGCTGCGCAGGGCGGAGAAGGGGGAGCGGGAGTTGGTGGGCGCCGCGTAG
- a CDS encoding glycosyltransferase produces the protein MRTDSSPGTLPAREHLPAGNAGTPVLDVVIPVYNEEKDLQPCVLRLHEHLARTFPYAFRITIADNASTDTTPQVAARLAAELPEVTSFRLEQKGRGRALRTVWSASDAPVLAYMDVDLSTDLNALLPLVAPLISGHSDLAIGSRLARSSRVVRGTKREFISRAYNLILRGSLQARFSDAQCGFKAIRRDVAQVLLPLVEDTGWFFDTEMLVLAERAGLRIHEVPVDWVDDPNSTVHIVKTATDDLKGVWRVGKALATGSLALDRLARPFGDDPRDRDIQDVPRGLARQLLGFCVVGGLSTLFYLLLYSGFRVFSGAQIANALALLLSAVANTAANRRLTFGVRGRGGVVKHQAQGLVVFGIGLALTSGSLAALNAATSDPAHSTELAVLVAANLAATVLRFLLFRAWVFPDRRDGSPAEGSTVVAAHHPGPHHASSHHPAPRHASSPLHATAATVRPGQPGPYGHQDRFQPTYTTTPFRAGEAADFTWGEPTMQMRPVRPHDQDSRNAR, from the coding sequence ATGCGAACCGACTCTTCTCCCGGCACCCTGCCGGCGCGGGAGCACCTCCCGGCCGGAAACGCCGGTACGCCTGTCCTGGACGTAGTGATCCCCGTCTACAACGAGGAGAAGGACCTCCAGCCGTGCGTGCTCAGACTGCACGAGCACCTCGCACGCACGTTCCCGTATGCGTTCCGCATCACGATCGCGGACAACGCGTCGACGGACACCACCCCGCAGGTGGCCGCGCGGCTGGCGGCCGAGCTTCCCGAGGTGACGTCCTTCCGGCTGGAGCAGAAGGGACGGGGGCGGGCCCTGCGGACCGTGTGGTCCGCCTCCGACGCGCCGGTCCTCGCCTACATGGACGTGGACCTGTCGACGGACCTCAACGCCCTGCTCCCGCTCGTCGCCCCGTTGATCTCCGGCCACTCGGACCTCGCGATCGGCTCCCGGCTCGCCCGCTCGTCGCGGGTGGTGCGCGGCACCAAGCGGGAGTTCATCAGCCGGGCGTACAACCTGATCCTGCGCGGCTCGCTCCAGGCCCGGTTCTCGGACGCGCAGTGCGGGTTCAAGGCGATACGCCGGGACGTCGCCCAGGTGCTGCTGCCGCTGGTCGAGGACACCGGGTGGTTCTTCGACACCGAGATGCTGGTGCTCGCGGAGCGGGCCGGGCTCAGGATCCACGAGGTGCCGGTGGACTGGGTCGACGACCCGAACTCGACCGTCCACATCGTGAAGACGGCCACCGACGACCTCAAGGGTGTCTGGCGGGTGGGCAAGGCGCTGGCCACCGGGTCCCTCGCGCTCGACCGGCTCGCACGGCCGTTCGGGGACGATCCCCGGGACCGTGACATCCAGGACGTGCCGCGCGGCCTCGCCCGCCAACTCCTCGGCTTCTGTGTGGTGGGCGGCCTCTCCACCCTGTTCTACCTGCTCCTCTACAGCGGCTTCCGGGTCTTCTCGGGGGCGCAGATCGCCAACGCGCTCGCCCTGCTGCTCTCGGCGGTCGCCAACACCGCCGCCAACCGGCGTCTGACCTTCGGCGTCCGTGGCCGCGGCGGTGTCGTCAAGCACCAGGCGCAGGGGCTGGTGGTGTTCGGCATCGGACTGGCCCTCACCAGCGGCTCGCTCGCCGCCCTGAACGCGGCGACCTCCGACCCCGCGCACTCCACGGAACTGGCGGTCCTCGTCGCGGCCAACCTCGCGGCGACGGTGCTGCGGTTCCTGCTCTTCCGGGCGTGGGTCTTCCCGGACCGGCGCGACGGCTCCCCCGCGGAGGGCTCGACCGTCGTCGCCGCGCACCACCCCGGCCCGCACCACGCCTCCTCGCACCACCCCGCCCCGCGCCACGCCTCCTCGCCGCTCCACGCGACCGCGGCGACGGTACGTCCGGGACAGCCGGGGCCGTACGGCCATCAGGACCGGTTCCAGCCGACGTACACCACGACCCCGTTCCGCGCCGGAGAAGCCGCGGACTTCACCTGGGGGGAGCCGACCATGCAGATGCGGCCGGTGCGCCCGCACGATCAGGATTCGAGGAACGCACGATGA